In one window of Rhodoglobus vestalii DNA:
- a CDS encoding RluA family pseudouridine synthase yields METRNMPVPEGLAGQRVDAALAKLLGFSRTFAAEVAQAGGVRMDGVEVGKSDRLAAAAWLEVSWVSKSEPQIVPVVLDSLGIIYNDEHIVVVDKPPGIASHPSVGWDGVTVLGALAGAGYRISTSGAAERAGIVHRLDAGTSGLMVVAKSEVAYTALKRAFHDRQVDKIYHAIVQGHPDPLSGTIDAPIGRHPGSSWKFAVVAGGKDSITHYETLEAFPSAALVEVHLETGRTHQIRVHMAAQRHPCVGDSMYGADPTISAKLGLTRQWLHAHKLGFTHPATGEEVRFASRYPSDLQAALEVLRTD; encoded by the coding sequence GTGGAAACCCGTAATATGCCGGTTCCTGAAGGGCTCGCTGGGCAGCGCGTAGACGCCGCTCTAGCGAAGCTCCTTGGATTCTCACGCACCTTTGCCGCGGAAGTCGCACAAGCAGGGGGAGTGAGAATGGATGGGGTGGAAGTGGGTAAGTCTGACCGTCTCGCCGCAGCTGCCTGGCTCGAAGTATCCTGGGTCTCCAAATCAGAACCACAGATCGTTCCGGTTGTGCTTGACAGTCTGGGCATCATTTACAACGATGAGCACATTGTCGTTGTCGACAAACCTCCCGGGATCGCATCCCACCCATCGGTTGGATGGGATGGCGTTACCGTGCTGGGAGCTCTCGCCGGCGCTGGATATCGAATCTCAACGTCGGGAGCTGCTGAGCGGGCGGGAATTGTACACCGACTTGACGCGGGAACAAGTGGGCTGATGGTTGTCGCGAAGTCGGAAGTGGCGTACACCGCCCTCAAACGTGCGTTCCACGATCGACAAGTAGACAAGATCTATCACGCAATTGTGCAGGGGCATCCTGATCCACTATCGGGAACTATCGATGCTCCGATCGGTCGGCATCCGGGGTCGAGCTGGAAATTCGCTGTTGTTGCTGGTGGCAAAGACTCCATCACTCACTACGAGACGCTCGAAGCGTTCCCTTCTGCTGCGTTGGTTGAAGTTCACCTTGAAACCGGGCGCACTCATCAAATCCGCGTGCACATGGCTGCGCAGCGGCATCCGTGTGTCGGCGACAGCATGTACGGGGCCGACCCCACGATTTCAGCCAAGCTTGGACTGACCCGCCAGTGGCTGCACGCCCACAAACTGGGTTTCACACATCCAGCGACCGGCGAAGAGGTGCGGTTCGCGTCGCGATATCCGTCTGACCTTCAGGCTGCACTTGAGGTGCTTCGCACCGACTAG
- a CDS encoding DivIVA domain-containing protein, which translates to MTLTPEDVVNKRFESTKFREGYDQDDVDDFLDEIVVELRRLNQENEELRQRLTAAESRSHEQSSVSNAPPPASAAAAIESAPAPAVPAVSAPEPASSALDDTNSTNNLLQLARRLHEEHVREGVAKRDALIAEGQASAAGLVADAESEQRAQLGSLKQEREAIEARIDSLRSFEREYREKLKSYIEGQLHELDSANLVSAGAQPETSQPETPQPQTPASQQPAPLAQPAGGHMPSQGFAAPQPAQQPPASFTGFSSN; encoded by the coding sequence ATGACTTTGACTCCAGAAGATGTGGTCAATAAACGGTTTGAATCAACGAAGTTCCGCGAGGGCTACGACCAAGATGATGTCGACGATTTTCTCGACGAGATCGTCGTTGAGCTGCGCCGTCTGAATCAGGAAAACGAGGAGCTCCGTCAGCGTCTCACTGCCGCCGAGTCCCGTTCACACGAGCAGTCGTCGGTCAGCAACGCACCGCCGCCGGCGTCTGCGGCTGCGGCAATCGAGAGCGCTCCGGCACCTGCCGTGCCAGCAGTTTCCGCTCCGGAGCCAGCTTCCTCTGCTCTCGACGACACCAACAGCACCAATAACTTGCTCCAGCTCGCGCGCCGCCTGCACGAAGAACACGTGCGTGAAGGCGTAGCCAAACGCGACGCTTTGATTGCCGAAGGTCAGGCATCTGCTGCCGGACTCGTTGCCGACGCGGAGTCTGAACAACGTGCCCAACTGGGTTCGCTCAAGCAAGAGCGTGAAGCGATTGAGGCACGCATCGACTCCCTGCGCAGCTTTGAGCGGGAGTATCGCGAAAAGCTCAAGAGCTACATTGAAGGTCAGCTCCACGAGCTTGACTCCGCCAACCTTGTGTCGGCCGGAGCGCAACCTGAAACATCGCAACCCGAAACACCGCAACCCCAAACGCCTGCGAGTCAGCAGCCTGCTCCCCTTGCGCAGCCAGCAGGTGGTCACATGCCCTCTCAAGGCTTCGCAGCCCCGCAGCCGGCACAGCAGCCCCCGGCAAGCTTCACCGGTTTCTCGAGCAACTAG
- a CDS encoding YggT family protein: MNPVSIIALVAYYAITLFMFAMWGRFILDLVVVFARGWRPSGFGLVLSEAVFTITDPPIKAVRKVVPMIRIGNGALDLSWMLVMLVCIILTSVLRGF, translated from the coding sequence GTGAACCCGGTTTCGATTATTGCCTTGGTGGCTTATTACGCCATCACCCTTTTCATGTTTGCTATGTGGGGTCGATTTATTCTCGATCTCGTTGTCGTCTTCGCGCGCGGGTGGCGCCCCAGCGGTTTCGGACTCGTGCTTTCTGAAGCAGTTTTTACGATCACCGACCCACCAATCAAAGCCGTTCGCAAGGTTGTCCCGATGATTCGAATCGGCAACGGAGCCCTCGATTTGTCGTGGATGTTAGTCATGCTTGTCTGCATTATTCTGACCTCTGTGTTACGGGGCTTTTAG
- a CDS encoding cell division protein SepF yields MANPLRKTMVYLGLADEDYEDRQGPVSPVAPVTATHPPASSNRAPVTPLRRAAPSTAEAEMNEILTVHPRQYKDAQLIAENFREGIPVIINLSQMSESDARRLVDFASGLSQGLYGKIERVTSKVFLLSPAHVVVSGEQAEVESDVDASFFAQ; encoded by the coding sequence ATGGCCAACCCACTGCGCAAGACAATGGTCTACCTCGGCCTCGCCGATGAAGACTACGAAGACCGGCAGGGCCCGGTTTCACCGGTTGCCCCCGTCACCGCGACACACCCACCAGCGAGCTCTAACCGCGCGCCCGTTACCCCGTTGCGTCGCGCTGCACCCAGCACTGCGGAGGCAGAGATGAACGAGATTTTAACAGTGCATCCACGACAGTACAAAGACGCTCAACTTATTGCGGAGAACTTTCGCGAGGGCATCCCGGTGATCATCAATCTCTCGCAGATGAGCGAGTCGGATGCTCGTCGCCTAGTCGACTTCGCAAGCGGACTCTCGCAGGGGCTATACGGGAAAATCGAACGGGTAACGAGCAAAGTCTTCCTGCTTTCACCAGCACACGTAGTGGTCAGTGGTGAGCAGGCTGAGGTTGAGTCTGACGTTGACGCCTCGTTCTTTGCCCAGTAG
- a CDS encoding YggS family pyridoxal phosphate-dependent enzyme, with amino-acid sequence MPDLPSLGQRLSTIDDQIADAARQASRDPALITRIVVTKFHPASLVRELYDLGVRDFGESRHQEAQPKVAALSDLDARWSFVGQLQSKKARQVRAYCDAIHSVDRDSLITALTNDESVVPLDAFVQVNLTDDQGRGGVLLGDLDSFVDRVENAAGLKLRGLMTVAPLGEDPRPAFSALRSLSEGIAARHPDAQALSMGMSGDFAEAIAEGATHLRIGTAITGKRPDHG; translated from the coding sequence ATGCCTGACCTGCCCTCTCTGGGCCAACGACTCAGCACTATCGATGACCAGATTGCGGATGCCGCGCGCCAAGCATCTCGTGATCCCGCGTTGATCACCCGAATCGTTGTCACCAAGTTTCATCCTGCCTCTCTCGTGCGCGAGTTGTACGATCTCGGCGTTCGTGATTTCGGTGAGAGTCGTCATCAGGAAGCTCAACCAAAAGTTGCTGCGCTTTCAGACCTCGATGCACGCTGGAGTTTCGTGGGCCAGCTGCAAAGCAAGAAGGCACGTCAGGTGCGGGCCTACTGCGACGCTATCCACTCGGTTGATCGCGATTCCCTGATCACTGCACTCACCAATGACGAGTCTGTCGTTCCGCTTGACGCGTTCGTGCAGGTGAATCTCACCGACGACCAGGGTCGCGGGGGAGTGCTTCTAGGCGATCTCGATAGCTTCGTCGACCGCGTCGAGAACGCCGCTGGGCTGAAACTCCGAGGCCTGATGACTGTTGCGCCGCTGGGTGAGGACCCTCGGCCAGCGTTTTCTGCACTGCGCTCCCTATCTGAAGGTATCGCGGCACGGCATCCGGATGCCCAGGCACTCTCAATGGGAATGTCAGGGGACTTCGCTGAAGCCATAGCCGAAGGCGCGACACACCTTCGCATTGGGACGGCAATCACGGGAAAACGACCCGACCATGGTTAA
- the ftsZ gene encoding cell division protein FtsZ, with the protein MTSNQNYLAVIKVVGIGGGGVNAVNRMIELGLRGVEFIAINTDAQALLMSDADVKLDVGRELTRGLGAGADPEVGRRAAEDHAEEIEEALAGADMVFVTAGEGGGTGTGGAPVVARIAKSIGALTIGVVTKPFGFEGKRRSSQAEVGVDALKNEVDTLIVVPNDRLLEISDRGISMLEAFATADQVLLAGVQGITDLITTPGLINLDFADVKSVMQGAGSALMGIGSARGADRAIKAAELAVASPLLEASIDGAHGVLLSIQGGSNLGIFEINDAARLVQEAVHPEANIIFGAVIDDTLGDEVRVTVIAAGFDGGEPSSKPAEGRRTNYVVPEASAEHIVAAEKPADRDTEWKSQPAVVPAATIDRSFDDDAENDNDLDVPDFLK; encoded by the coding sequence GTGACATCAAACCAGAACTACCTCGCCGTCATCAAGGTAGTCGGCATCGGTGGTGGCGGAGTTAACGCCGTCAACCGAATGATCGAGCTTGGCCTGCGAGGCGTCGAGTTCATTGCGATCAATACCGACGCCCAGGCGCTGCTCATGAGCGACGCCGACGTCAAACTCGACGTCGGTCGTGAACTAACCCGTGGGCTCGGCGCAGGCGCTGACCCCGAGGTCGGCCGCCGTGCTGCAGAGGACCATGCCGAAGAGATCGAAGAAGCCCTCGCAGGTGCGGACATGGTGTTTGTTACCGCTGGCGAGGGTGGCGGAACCGGTACCGGCGGCGCTCCGGTAGTGGCGAGGATAGCCAAATCAATTGGTGCGCTCACCATCGGTGTTGTCACCAAACCGTTCGGATTCGAAGGCAAGCGACGTTCCTCGCAGGCAGAGGTTGGCGTTGATGCTCTCAAGAACGAAGTTGACACCCTCATCGTCGTCCCGAATGACCGTCTCCTTGAAATCAGTGACCGCGGCATCAGCATGCTCGAAGCGTTCGCGACCGCCGATCAAGTTCTTCTTGCCGGCGTTCAGGGAATCACCGACCTCATCACCACTCCCGGTCTGATCAACCTTGACTTTGCCGACGTCAAATCGGTGATGCAGGGCGCAGGCTCTGCGCTCATGGGAATCGGTTCCGCGCGGGGAGCCGACCGCGCCATCAAGGCAGCTGAGCTCGCAGTAGCTTCGCCGCTTCTTGAAGCCAGCATCGATGGAGCACATGGCGTTTTGCTGTCCATTCAGGGCGGGTCCAACCTCGGTATTTTCGAGATCAACGATGCTGCACGACTCGTTCAGGAGGCGGTGCACCCTGAAGCCAACATTATTTTCGGCGCCGTCATTGACGACACTCTCGGTGACGAGGTGCGGGTAACTGTCATCGCGGCAGGATTCGACGGTGGCGAGCCTTCCTCGAAGCCTGCCGAAGGCCGCCGCACCAACTATGTTGTCCCTGAAGCATCGGCCGAGCACATCGTCGCCGCAGAAAAACCAGCCGACAGAGACACGGAGTGGAAGTCGCAGCCCGCGGTGGTGCCCGCGGCAACAATCGACCGCAGTTTCGACGATGACGCAGAGAACGACAACGATCTCGACGTGCCTGACTTCTTGAAGTAG
- a CDS encoding FtsQ-type POTRA domain-containing protein, protein MTSRPVRSGSVRGAEFRVADAPQAERAPRPRLRARAPSADALAKKQLRQAARARRRAERAELRRFTRRARHRKVVLLSAVGVVTALFGLIAVAVFSPILSLRTVVVDGTNRIDPAEIQAAVEIYTGTPLALLDFDAITEELSVFPLIRSYVTEIVPPDTLLVHVVEREPIGSVQVDGVFRLVDPAGITIQESAENIEGVPVISVGGADTSSPAFAAVTEVLLSLPADVGGQVVSATATTKDDVSFVLSGVGQRVVWGSASDSARKAALLARLISLTDAGRAGEFDVSAPSNGIFRPS, encoded by the coding sequence ATGACATCTCGGCCCGTCCGTTCCGGATCGGTCCGGGGCGCGGAATTCCGTGTCGCGGATGCGCCTCAAGCTGAGCGCGCACCGAGGCCGCGGTTGCGTGCGCGTGCCCCGAGTGCCGATGCTTTGGCCAAAAAACAACTCCGGCAGGCAGCACGCGCTCGACGGCGTGCAGAGCGAGCTGAACTGCGGCGTTTTACTCGGCGTGCGCGACATCGCAAGGTCGTGCTTCTTTCGGCCGTCGGTGTAGTGACAGCCCTGTTTGGCCTGATCGCGGTCGCAGTGTTTTCGCCAATCCTGTCGTTGCGGACGGTCGTTGTCGATGGAACCAACCGCATCGATCCGGCCGAGATTCAGGCAGCCGTTGAAATCTATACGGGCACACCGCTGGCGCTTCTCGATTTTGACGCGATCACCGAGGAGCTATCGGTTTTTCCTCTGATCCGCAGTTACGTCACCGAAATTGTTCCCCCTGACACTCTTCTCGTTCATGTCGTTGAACGCGAGCCGATCGGCTCTGTGCAGGTTGACGGGGTGTTTCGTTTGGTTGATCCAGCGGGCATCACGATTCAGGAGTCTGCAGAGAACATCGAGGGCGTACCCGTTATTTCTGTCGGGGGAGCGGATACCTCAAGCCCGGCATTTGCGGCGGTTACCGAGGTGCTCCTTTCGCTACCGGCTGATGTCGGGGGGCAGGTTGTGAGCGCAACGGCCACAACGAAAGACGACGTTTCTTTTGTGCTGTCTGGCGTTGGTCAACGTGTGGTGTGGGGCAGCGCAAGTGACTCTGCCCGAAAGGCCGCACTGCTGGCGCGGTTGATTTCACTCACGGATGCGGGCCGGGCAGGCGAATTCGATGTTTCGGCTCCCAGCAATGGTATTTTCCGCCCCAGCTAG
- the murC gene encoding UDP-N-acetylmuramate--L-alanine ligase, translating into MIFPDLTMALPGPLTSAHFVGIGGSGMSGIARMFLDAGIAVTGSDRSSNATIEALRAAGATINIGHDAAHLGSADALVYTGALWPDNPEYLAAVVRGIPVLHRSQALAWLVGDRRLVAVAGAHGKTTSTGMIITGLRELGSSPSFVNGGVIQGLGTSSGSGADDLFVVEADESDGSFLLYSTAIAVITNVDADHLDHYGSHEAFDDAFVEFAAGASEAVVVSSDDAGAIRVTNRLTHKNIVTFGEAEDATVRMHSLTTEGPVAFSIAVAGREARVQLSVPGRHNAVNATGAIAVLVSLGFELDGAVHAVSSFAGTQRRFELHAVVGGVSVYDDYAHHPTEVEAALSGARSVLGSGKLIAVHQPHLFSRTRDMATEFAEVYERLADHTVVLDVFGAREDPIPGVTGELVSSQFADATRVDFVPDWQLAALRVAELANEGDIVMTLSCGDVYRIIPQLVAALGDPGERVPVSPTVTDRVPSEEA; encoded by the coding sequence ATGATCTTCCCTGACCTCACTATGGCGCTACCTGGCCCCCTCACGTCGGCCCACTTTGTGGGCATCGGGGGATCGGGCATGAGCGGTATTGCTCGAATGTTTCTGGATGCCGGAATCGCCGTCACGGGATCAGATCGCTCCTCCAACGCGACGATTGAGGCGCTGCGGGCGGCGGGTGCAACGATCAACATTGGGCACGATGCTGCTCATCTTGGCTCGGCCGACGCGCTGGTGTACACGGGTGCGCTCTGGCCAGATAATCCGGAGTATCTTGCGGCTGTAGTCCGCGGTATCCCGGTGTTGCATCGATCCCAGGCGCTGGCGTGGCTAGTGGGAGATCGTCGACTAGTTGCTGTCGCGGGAGCTCATGGTAAGACCACCTCTACCGGCATGATCATTACTGGGCTTCGCGAGCTGGGGTCATCGCCCAGCTTTGTTAACGGGGGTGTTATTCAGGGGCTCGGAACTAGCTCCGGTTCAGGAGCTGACGACCTTTTTGTTGTTGAAGCCGATGAGTCAGATGGCTCGTTTTTGTTGTATTCCACGGCGATTGCGGTAATCACCAATGTCGATGCCGACCATCTGGATCACTATGGCTCCCATGAGGCTTTCGATGATGCGTTTGTGGAGTTTGCCGCTGGCGCTTCAGAGGCCGTTGTGGTGTCGAGTGATGATGCTGGCGCGATTCGTGTCACAAACCGGCTCACCCACAAAAATATCGTGACCTTCGGCGAAGCTGAGGATGCGACGGTGCGAATGCATTCGTTGACGACAGAGGGGCCAGTTGCTTTCTCGATCGCTGTGGCTGGCCGTGAAGCGAGAGTTCAATTGTCGGTTCCTGGTCGACACAATGCGGTGAACGCAACCGGAGCGATCGCAGTTCTCGTCAGTCTCGGATTCGAGCTCGACGGAGCGGTCCACGCGGTGTCGAGTTTCGCGGGAACTCAGCGGCGTTTTGAGCTTCACGCGGTTGTTGGTGGTGTGAGCGTTTACGATGACTACGCTCATCATCCGACCGAGGTCGAGGCAGCGCTTAGCGGAGCCCGAAGCGTCCTTGGCAGCGGCAAGCTGATCGCTGTACACCAACCTCATCTCTTCAGTCGCACGCGTGACATGGCGACCGAGTTCGCGGAGGTTTATGAGCGACTCGCCGACCACACGGTGGTTCTCGATGTGTTTGGTGCTCGCGAGGATCCGATTCCTGGCGTTACGGGCGAGCTTGTGTCGTCGCAGTTTGCGGATGCTACGCGGGTCGATTTTGTTCCGGATTGGCAATTGGCTGCGCTGCGTGTAGCCGAGCTGGCGAACGAGGGCGACATCGTGATGACGCTGAGCTGTGGTGATGTATACCGAATTATTCCGCAGCTTGTTGCAGCGCTGGGGGATCCAGGGGAGAGGGTTCCGGTTTCGCCGACGGTCACGGATCGGGTCCCGAGTGAAGAGGCCTGA
- a CDS encoding UDP-N-acetylglucosamine--N-acetylmuramyl-(pentapeptide) pyrophosphoryl-undecaprenol N-acetylglucosamine transferase, with amino-acid sequence MTTYLLAGGGTAGHVNPLLAVAERIRVREPDAEVLVLGTAEGLEARLVPERAFELLTIDKLPFPRRPNRAALNFPRRLHETIVQVAELIVERGVDVVVGFGGYVAAPAYLGARKAGVPLVIHEANSRPGMANRLGSLFTSFVGTAFDRTRIRGGVVVGMPLRAEIETLDRFAARAEADDFFGLDPHKPTLLVTGGSSGAKRINDTVAGSVARILGAGWQVLHITGEYRDGVDDPGLRGYVVIKYCNRMELALASADLAIARAGTSTVAELTGLGVPAIYVPYPVGNGEQKYNARTATDAGAAIVVADAHFTDQWISAELVPLLRRRAEIADMAARASTIGSLDGTDRMLELVDRALGRDLPLTL; translated from the coding sequence ATGACGACTTATTTGCTTGCTGGTGGAGGAACTGCCGGTCATGTGAACCCTCTTCTGGCTGTGGCTGAGCGAATTCGTGTGCGCGAGCCGGATGCCGAAGTGCTGGTACTGGGCACCGCGGAGGGCCTGGAGGCCCGTCTGGTCCCGGAGAGGGCGTTTGAGTTGCTGACGATCGACAAACTCCCGTTTCCACGACGACCCAATCGCGCGGCTCTAAATTTTCCCCGTCGTCTCCATGAAACGATCGTCCAGGTTGCGGAACTCATTGTTGAGCGCGGTGTGGATGTTGTTGTCGGCTTTGGTGGCTATGTAGCCGCGCCGGCGTACCTCGGAGCTCGTAAGGCTGGCGTACCCCTGGTGATTCACGAGGCGAATAGTCGGCCGGGAATGGCTAATCGCCTGGGTTCGCTCTTCACTTCCTTCGTCGGGACTGCTTTTGATCGCACGCGCATTCGCGGCGGTGTCGTCGTGGGGATGCCGCTTCGAGCCGAAATCGAGACCCTAGATCGATTTGCTGCGCGCGCTGAGGCAGACGATTTCTTCGGGCTTGATCCTCACAAGCCGACGTTATTGGTCACGGGCGGTTCGTCGGGCGCGAAGCGCATTAACGATACGGTCGCGGGTTCGGTGGCCCGAATTTTGGGGGCAGGATGGCAGGTCCTCCATATCACCGGGGAGTACCGTGATGGTGTTGATGATCCCGGTCTGCGGGGGTATGTCGTCATCAAGTATTGCAATCGCATGGAGCTAGCGCTGGCTTCGGCTGATTTGGCGATCGCCCGAGCCGGAACGTCGACCGTTGCCGAACTGACCGGGCTGGGCGTACCGGCTATTTATGTTCCGTATCCCGTAGGCAACGGTGAACAAAAATACAACGCGCGCACCGCAACGGATGCTGGGGCCGCGATCGTGGTCGCCGACGCACATTTCACTGACCAGTGGATATCTGCTGAGTTGGTTCCGTTGCTCCGCAGGCGTGCAGAAATCGCTGATATGGCTGCGCGGGCGTCGACGATAGGGTCGTTGGATGGAACTGATCGCATGCTCGAACTCGTCGATCGGGCCCTCGGCCGCGATCTACCATTGACATTATGA